One Hippea jasoniae genomic region harbors:
- a CDS encoding PSP1 domain-containing protein: MKIAIVEFMRVGHLYPYTFDGIELERGDMVLAEYERGLQLGKVVKIDEIQTTDEDVKPIIRKATQEDLETYNENRELEKKAFEVCREEIKKFQLNMKLVKVEYMMDRKKIVFYFTSPTRVDFRSLVKSLASIFKARIEMRQIGVRDEARILGGLGLCGDELCCSRFLRVFNPVTMKMTKQQNLNINVKKISGACGRLMCCLWYEHELYEEFLEIAPPMDALGRAGEIEGRVVYINPIKRTVILRTQDGIMAEVAFNEVEVIEKPQNSMEDDQNNDEGEEQ, encoded by the coding sequence ATGAAGATTGCAATTGTTGAATTTATGAGGGTGGGTCACCTTTACCCATACACCTTTGATGGTATCGAATTAGAAAGAGGCGATATGGTGCTTGCGGAGTATGAGAGGGGTCTGCAGTTAGGGAAGGTTGTAAAAATCGATGAAATCCAGACAACTGATGAGGATGTAAAGCCAATTATCAGAAAGGCAACGCAGGAAGACTTAGAAACCTACAACGAAAACAGAGAGCTTGAGAAAAAGGCTTTTGAGGTTTGCAGAGAGGAGATAAAGAAATTTCAACTCAATATGAAGCTTGTAAAAGTTGAATATATGATGGATAGAAAAAAAATCGTTTTTTACTTTACCTCACCCACGCGGGTGGATTTCAGATCGCTTGTCAAAAGCCTTGCCTCAATCTTTAAAGCCCGCATAGAGATGCGCCAGATTGGCGTAAGGGATGAAGCTCGAATTCTTGGAGGGTTGGGATTGTGTGGCGATGAGCTGTGCTGCTCTCGTTTTTTGAGGGTGTTTAACCCTGTAACAATGAAGATGACAAAGCAGCAGAATCTCAACATAAATGTTAAAAAAATATCCGGTGCATGTGGCAGGCTGATGTGTTGCCTGTGGTATGAACATGAGTTGTATGAGGAATTTCTGGAGATTGCACCACCCATGGATGCATTGGGCAGGGCAGGAGAGATAGAAGGTAGGGTTGTTTACATAAACCCTATAAAAAGAACCGTTATTTTAAGAACGCAGGATGGTATTATGGCAGAGGTTGCCTTCAACGAAGTGGAGGTTATAGAAAAACCGCAAAATAGTATGGAAGATGATCAAAATAATGATGAAGGAGAGGAACAATGA
- a CDS encoding RNA-binding S4 domain-containing protein, producing MRLDLFLKQTRIIKRRSIAKQMCDDGFVFVNSKKAKASTEIKKGDTIEIFFKQKKVRYRVEEVPQSTVRKNEAYKYFTMIGEEYYE from the coding sequence ATGAGACTTGATCTGTTTTTAAAGCAAACAAGGATTATTAAAAGAAGAAGTATTGCCAAGCAGATGTGTGATGATGGATTTGTGTTTGTAAACTCAAAAAAAGCCAAAGCCTCAACAGAAATCAAAAAGGGCGATACAATAGAGATTTTCTTCAAACAGAAAAAAGTTAGATACAGGGTTGAGGAGGTTCCACAAAGCACTGTTAGAAAAAACGAAGCCTATAAATACTTTACAATGATCGGTGAGGAGTATTATGAGTAA
- the tmk gene encoding dTMP kinase, which yields MRQKNKKNSYKYIAFEGIDKSGKTTIAEKFADYLSIEYPVFLTKEPGAKSGVFRDLLLSQRWNKKTELFLFLADRADGVELIKKRLTEGIVISDRSLYSTLAYQGYGEGIDIDFLTELNRFATDNLFPDVVFLIDIDLDTMKKRSSQADAIESKSIEFFKRVREGYLRLADRFDNFFVIDGTKTIEKVFNQVVDIWNSL from the coding sequence ATGCGCCAAAAAAACAAAAAGAACTCTTATAAATATATTGCCTTTGAAGGTATAGACAAAAGCGGCAAGACCACCATAGCGGAAAAATTTGCCGATTATCTTTCTATTGAATACCCTGTCTTTCTAACAAAAGAACCTGGTGCAAAAAGCGGCGTTTTCAGAGATCTACTGTTAAGTCAGAGATGGAATAAAAAAACCGAGTTGTTTTTGTTTTTGGCAGACAGAGCAGATGGTGTTGAACTTATAAAAAAAAGGCTTACAGAAGGTATTGTAATAAGCGACAGAAGCCTATATTCAACTCTGGCTTATCAGGGCTACGGTGAGGGTATAGATATAGATTTTTTAACAGAGCTAAACAGGTTTGCCACAGATAATCTGTTTCCCGATGTTGTTTTTTTGATCGATATAGACCTTGATACAATGAAAAAAAGAAGCAGTCAGGCTGATGCCATAGAATCAAAATCTATTGAGTTTTTTAAACGGGTAAGAGAAGGTTATCTGAGACTTGCAGATAGATTTGATAATTTTTTTGTTATTGATGGAACTAAAACTATAGAAAAGGTATTTAACCAGGTGGTTGATATATGGAATTCTCTTTAG
- a CDS encoding 3'-5' exoribonuclease YhaM family protein gives MYDCIEAIKQKRIKKIEKETFLVSEKHILKARNGDEYVGLKLKDRSGIIDAKIWNNLLHLKDRFEAGDFVKITGESNFYNDNWQVIIKDIEKIDEKDVDKKAFLPSTSKNLDQLQNELFGLIDSIKHPGLKKLLEEIFTDEVFFERFIHAPAAKSMHHAYVGGLLEHTVSVGKIALSLTKEYKDIDRDMLISCALLHDIGKVYELDPMTFNYTTEGKLIGHIIIGYTIVQNKLEKLNVSEDTKINLLHCILAHHGEYEYGSPKKPKTKEAILINLIDMLDSRMEPVLNAKIDENTGWSDMIRIIGKSIYAPKKQKELL, from the coding sequence ATGTATGATTGTATTGAGGCAATAAAACAAAAAAGAATAAAAAAGATAGAAAAAGAGACATTTCTGGTGTCTGAGAAACATATCCTTAAGGCAAGAAATGGTGATGAATATGTGGGTTTGAAGCTAAAGGACAGAAGCGGCATTATAGATGCAAAGATATGGAACAATCTATTGCATCTAAAGGATAGATTTGAAGCGGGTGATTTTGTGAAGATAACAGGTGAGAGCAATTTTTATAACGATAACTGGCAGGTAATTATCAAGGATATTGAAAAAATAGATGAAAAGGATGTTGATAAAAAGGCGTTTTTGCCTTCCACAAGCAAAAATTTAGACCAACTGCAAAATGAACTGTTTGGTTTAATCGATAGCATAAAGCATCCCGGCTTGAAAAAGCTCCTTGAGGAGATCTTTACAGATGAAGTATTTTTTGAACGATTTATTCATGCTCCCGCTGCAAAATCGATGCATCACGCCTATGTCGGTGGGCTTTTGGAGCATACCGTTTCTGTGGGCAAAATTGCATTATCTTTGACTAAAGAATACAAAGATATAGACAGAGATATGCTAATAAGCTGCGCACTTTTGCACGATATAGGCAAGGTTTATGAGTTGGACCCCATGACCTTTAACTACACAACAGAAGGTAAACTGATAGGTCATATCATTATCGGATATACAATCGTTCAAAATAAACTTGAAAAGCTCAATGTGTCCGAAGATACAAAAATCAACCTTCTGCACTGCATTTTAGCTCATCACGGTGAATATGAATACGGATCACCAAAAAAACCCAAAACAAAAGAGGCTATTTTGATAAATCTGATAGATATGCTGGATTCTCGAATGGAGCCAGTTTTAAATGCAAAGATAGATGAAAACACAGGCTGGAGCGATATGATTAGAATTATAGGAAAGAGTATCTATGCGCCAAAAAAACAAAAAGAACTCTTATAA
- the metG gene encoding methionine--tRNA ligase has protein sequence MKKHYITTPIYYVNDVPHIGHSYTTLAADTLARYRRLLGDEVFFLTGTDEHGQKIQKAAKQQGLSPKQLADRVVENFKKLWVKLDITNNYFIRTTNENHKKCVQEAFEYIYKKGDIYKGEYEGWYCIPCESYYSEIEIGEDKTCPVCGRKLDLVKEESYFFKLSAYQDRLLDFYNKHPDFVLPQSRYNEIKSFVNMGLKDLSITRTSFDWGIPVPFDDKHVIYVWFDALLNYVSAIGCKKGEFNSIWPADVHFVGKDILRFHAVYWPAFLMALDIELPKHVVAHGWWTVDGKKMSKSLGNVVDPNEMIEKYPRDAYRYFLLRNVPFGLDGDFSESELIERINSDLVNDFGNLLNRSLTMMEKYSGGIIERPEAIEDDTLSTSAKDTFDKVKKDLEVFRFDEALIDIFEYIRKVNKYITEKEPWSLKKAKKEDELKEVLYNIYAALKFISGVISPFLPDAASKMQKMLAIDKNHKIDFYLDFYNIEKATVKKEGMLFERIETEKSKEEKTEKKEEDKRISIDEFFNVKLKVAKVLEAESVEKSRKLLKLKIDIGEKKPRTLVAGLKEFYKPEELVGKYIIVVANLKPAKLMGIESNGMLLAAKDGENLALLTVEKPVKPGASIS, from the coding sequence ATGAAAAAACATTACATTACCACACCGATCTACTATGTAAACGATGTGCCCCATATCGGGCATTCCTACACAACACTTGCAGCCGACACACTTGCAAGATACAGAAGACTGTTGGGTGATGAGGTATTTTTTTTAACGGGCACAGACGAGCATGGGCAGAAAATTCAAAAAGCAGCAAAGCAGCAGGGACTAAGCCCCAAACAGCTTGCCGACAGGGTTGTTGAAAACTTTAAAAAATTGTGGGTAAAACTTGACATAACCAACAATTACTTTATCAGAACAACCAATGAAAACCACAAAAAATGTGTTCAGGAAGCGTTTGAATATATCTACAAAAAGGGTGATATCTATAAGGGCGAGTATGAGGGATGGTATTGCATACCCTGCGAAAGCTACTACTCAGAAATCGAAATAGGCGAGGATAAAACCTGCCCTGTATGCGGTAGAAAGCTGGACCTTGTAAAAGAGGAGAGTTATTTCTTTAAGCTTTCTGCCTATCAGGATAGGCTACTTGATTTTTACAATAAGCATCCCGATTTTGTTTTGCCTCAAAGCCGTTATAACGAAATAAAGAGCTTCGTCAATATGGGGCTTAAGGATTTAAGCATCACAAGGACATCATTTGATTGGGGCATCCCCGTTCCGTTTGATGATAAGCATGTGATTTATGTCTGGTTTGATGCACTGTTGAATTATGTGAGCGCCATTGGTTGTAAAAAAGGTGAGTTTAATAGTATATGGCCAGCTGATGTGCATTTTGTGGGTAAGGATATCTTGAGATTCCATGCCGTATACTGGCCAGCCTTTTTAATGGCACTCGATATTGAATTGCCCAAACATGTTGTGGCGCATGGCTGGTGGACTGTGGATGGTAAAAAGATGAGCAAATCTTTAGGCAATGTTGTTGACCCCAATGAGATGATTGAAAAATACCCACGCGATGCATACAGGTATTTCCTTTTGCGTAATGTGCCGTTTGGGCTTGATGGTGATTTTTCAGAGAGCGAGCTAATAGAAAGAATTAATTCTGATCTGGTAAACGATTTTGGCAATCTTTTAAACAGAAGCCTTACCATGATGGAAAAATACTCTGGTGGTATTATTGAGCGCCCTGAGGCTATCGAAGATGATACCCTATCTACATCTGCAAAGGATACATTCGATAAGGTAAAAAAAGACCTTGAAGTGTTCAGGTTTGATGAGGCTTTAATAGATATCTTTGAATACATAAGAAAGGTCAATAAATACATTACAGAAAAAGAACCGTGGAGTTTGAAAAAAGCAAAAAAAGAAGATGAGCTAAAAGAGGTGCTTTATAACATTTATGCAGCCCTGAAGTTTATCAGTGGTGTTATTTCACCGTTTTTACCTGATGCAGCATCAAAGATGCAAAAGATGCTTGCCATAGATAAAAACCACAAAATAGATTTTTATCTTGATTTCTATAATATTGAAAAGGCTACTGTTAAAAAAGAGGGAATGCTGTTTGAAAGAATAGAAACAGAAAAATCTAAAGAGGAAAAAACAGAAAAAAAAGAGGAGGACAAAAGAATTTCGATTGATGAGTTCTTTAATGTAAAATTAAAAGTTGCAAAGGTTCTTGAGGCAGAAAGTGTTGAAAAATCAAGAAAATTGCTTAAACTTAAAATTGATATAGGAGAGAAAAAACCGCGTACACTTGTTGCTGGCTTGAAGGAGTTTTATAAACCAGAGGAGTTGGTGGGAAAATACATAATAGTGGTGGCAAATTTGAAACCTGCCAAACTGATGGGTATTGAATCAAACGGCATGTTGCTTGCGGCAAAGGATGGTGAAAACCTGGCTTTGCTTACAGTGGAAAAACCCGTAAAACCTGGCGCATCGATTAGTTAA
- a CDS encoding peptidyl-prolyl cis-trans isomerase has translation MKSFLVAVVIIVFSLTARAELIDKIVATVNGGPITLYELKNIAGFYQAKTPKQLLNEVIDGYLIEQMAKNVGIEVTDEEVEKYIQQIANQNNLTVDEFLNKLKESGIDLHYYKEGIKLRIYQIKFARRSFLPTIKISKKEIKNYIKQHKELFEQNTKLFQLDIITLKTLKDAQKAYKLLKEGKSFDEVAAKYSLNKQTKRVIPVGAVNPYLREKLLSLKAGEYSDIIESDGNYYIVKLLGYKNSSDIETIARNRLIEQRLQAKLNSWLKMVRSRADIEIYLK, from the coding sequence ATGAAGAGTTTTCTTGTAGCAGTTGTTATAATAGTTTTTAGCTTAACTGCAAGGGCTGAGCTAATTGACAAAATTGTTGCAACAGTTAACGGAGGGCCTATTACACTTTATGAGCTTAAAAATATAGCAGGTTTTTATCAGGCAAAAACACCAAAGCAGCTTTTAAATGAAGTTATCGATGGATATTTGATTGAGCAGATGGCAAAAAATGTAGGTATCGAGGTAACTGATGAGGAGGTAGAAAAATATATCCAGCAGATAGCAAATCAAAATAACCTTACTGTGGATGAGTTTTTAAACAAACTCAAAGAAAGCGGCATAGATTTACACTATTACAAAGAAGGCATTAAATTGAGGATTTATCAGATTAAATTTGCCCGAAGGAGTTTTTTGCCAACAATTAAAATTTCAAAAAAAGAGATTAAAAATTATATAAAACAGCACAAAGAACTATTTGAGCAAAACACAAAACTATTTCAGTTAGATATTATTACACTAAAAACACTCAAAGATGCACAAAAAGCTTATAAGTTGCTCAAAGAAGGCAAGTCTTTCGATGAGGTTGCAGCTAAATACTCTTTAAACAAACAAACAAAAAGGGTTATACCTGTTGGTGCAGTAAATCCTTACCTAAGAGAAAAATTGCTTTCACTAAAGGCAGGAGAATATTCAGACATTATAGAATCAGATGGAAATTACTATATCGTAAAGCTTTTGGGCTATAAAAACAGCAGCGATATTGAAACCATAGCCAGAAACAGGCTGATAGAACAAAGACTTCAGGCAAAGTTAAACAGCTGGCTAAAGATGGTGCGCTCAAGAGCTGATATAGAAATCTATCTCAAATGA